A single Phoenix dactylifera cultivar Barhee BC4 chromosome 1, palm_55x_up_171113_PBpolish2nd_filt_p, whole genome shotgun sequence DNA region contains:
- the LOC103724254 gene encoding nod factor hydrolase protein 1-like, translating into MASGFIAFLILTTSFFPFISRAGAYRPAPAASPSSPTGPPVPVPACVPSAAMAPVPLPLSAIKAGYWPSWINSTSPPSSINLSYFTHIYYAFVELDNTSFELVVTPSDAGMLADFTATLHAHDPPIKAMLSIGGGGGGGDTFANMATNCSTRSAFIRSTIAVAREYNLDGLDLDWEFPANPEKMASLGDLFMEWRDAISREAGETGRPSLLLTSAVYFASHFFLTGDTPRSYPADQMAVSLDWINAMCYDYHGSWDTSETGAPAALYDPNSNVSTSYGLTSWVEAGIPPTKVVMGLPLYGRTWKLKDPADHGIGAPAVGLGPGTDGVMLYSEVVNFNTENNATQVDDEITVSVYSYAGTSWIGYDNPWSVTRKIEFAQEHGLGGYFFWAVGYDKDWSISRGAWDAWQS; encoded by the exons ATGGCTTCGGGATTCATAGCTTTCCTCATCCTAACCACCTCCTTCTTCCCCTTCATCTCCAGAGCAGGAGCTTATAGGCCTGCACCGGCTGCAAGCCCCTCTTCGCCGACTGGTCCTCCCGTCCCGGTTCCGGCCTGTGTCCCATCTGCAGCCATGGCCCCCGTCCCTCTCCCATTGTCGGCCATCAAAGCCGGCTACTGGCCGTCATGGATCAACTCCACCTCCCCACCCTCCTCCATCAACCTCTCCTACTTCACCCACATCTACTACGCCTTTGTCGAACTAGATAACACCTCCTTTGAACTCGTCGTCACCCCCTCCGACGCAGGCATGCTCGCCGACTTCACGGCCACCCTCCACGCTCACGATCCCCCAATCAAAGCCATGCTCTCCatcggcggcggtggcggcggagGCGACACCTTCGCCAACATGGCCACCAACTGCTCCACCCGCTCCGCCTTCATTAGATCTACCATCGCCGTCGCCCGCGAGTACAACCTCGACGGCCTTGACCTCGACTGGGAGTTCCCGGCGAACCCCGAGAAAATGGCCAGCCTCGGCGACCTCTTCATGGAGTGGCGCGACGCAATCTCTCGCGAAGCGGGCGAGACTGGCCGACCGAGCCTGTTGCTCACGTCAGCCGTGTACTTCGCGTCGCACTTCTTCCTCACAGGCGACACACCGAGATCTTATCCGGCCGACCAGATGGCGGTCAGTCTGGACTGGATCAACGCTATGTGCTACGACTACCATGGCTCCTGGGACACGTCGGAGACTGGGGCGCCTGCGGCGCTGTACGACCCAAACAGCAACGTGAGCACGAGCTATGGACTCACGTCGTGGGTGGAGGCTGGGATTCCACCGACGAAGGTGGTGATGGGTTTGCCATTATATGGCCGGACGTGGAAGCTCAAGGATCCGGCAGACCACGGCATCGGCGCACCGGCAGTAGGGCTCGGACCAGGAACTGATGGGGTGATGTTGTACTCGGAGGTGGTGAATTTTAACACGGAAAACAACGCGACCCAAGTGGATGATGAAATAACGGTGTCTGTGTATTCTTACGCCGGGACGAGTTGGATCGGCTACGATAACCCGTGGTCGGTGACGAGGAAGATAGAGTTCGCGCAGGAGCACGGCCTCGGCGGGTACTTCTTTTGGGCGGTCGGATACGACAAGGATTGGAGCATCTCTCGAGGAG CATGGGATGCATGGCAGAGCTGA